The DNA sequence TGCCCCCACTCTCCCGGATTGACCCCGACGTCCACCACGACGCGACAGGTTGCCAGACGGCGTCCTGCCCGGTCTACGATCTCTCCGCGTTTCGGAGGCACTGTGGAAGCGCGAACCTTGTCTCCATCCTGCATGTCAGGGAGGAGGAATGTCGGGTTCCAGGAGATGTACCATCCCTCTCCTTCTGCCTGCTTCTCTTTGACCATCGTAGCCTTGCCCGTAAACGTAATTGGATCGACAAATGTATCCATGCTAAATCGGTAATGCAGCTTGATATTCCCATCTTCGCCTGGCTCGACGGGACCGTTGTACACGGGTTCGACCGTGATATTTTTGGCTTCAATGCCTTCATAAATATTTTGATAACGTTGAACAAACTGTTCTTTTGTTATTTGCTGTTTTGTCTTTGCAGAGAGCTGCTCGTACATGTCGGCAAACCGTCCGTTTTGCCAAAGAGCTGTGTACGACGAAAATGCAGTCTGTGCTTTTTCTCCTTCTCTCTGGGGGCTGTCTTGCCACATGTTCCAATAGACAAAGCCGAATCCCATCAGGACGACAACAAAAACCGTCCAAAACCAAACCCATGTTTTCTTCACAAGGATCTTCTCCCTTCCATTCCCCAAGATAATATAGGCGTAATGGAAAATATATGGAGCAATCCTCACGCAACCGTGAAAGGATGATCAGAAAAATGTGATATGATGCAGAATATTTAGGAAATGGAAGAAAAAAGCTCTGGTTCTTGGGAGAACAGAAACAAACAGGGATTTTCAGCTGAATCGTAGTATTACTAGTTAAAAGATGACGGGCACTAGAGAGGTAGCCAAATGGAACCGATTGATAAAAGAAACCGACTCGATGGGAAGCCCTTTAGCTATCGCGTCACGAAGAACAACACGGTATTTCTCGACTACCAGGGCCAGCAAGTAAAAATCCTGAACGGGAAAGAGGCTGAACGGTTTTTAGAGAAGATCAAGTCAGCAGAAGGCGACGAAAAAGAAGTGCAACTGATCCTGGCCAAAGTCACCGGGAATTTCAAAAGGGGAAATGAACGGCTGGCGAGCTCCAAGAACAAGGGGAAACAGCAAGGCTAAACCAATGACGAGGTGAGTTGTGGCGATGAATGATCGTGAACGTCTATTAGAGCAAAGCTGGATAACTAATGCCGAAGCGTGGACACAATCTGTCAGAGAAAATCGGATTGAAAGCAGGAAAATAGCAACGGATCAGGCGATATTAGATGAAATCACTCGCTTCCAGCCAAGAAAAGTCCTGGACGTCGGCTGTGGTGAGGGCTGGCTTGCCCGCGCGGTTAGTGAACAAGGAATTGATGTCGTGGGTATGGACGGAAGCCTGGAGCTCATCCAGATCGCTCATTCGGCAGGAGGAGCGCATTTTATTCACCTCAACTACTCGGATCTGACGAAAGATCCATCACGACTGGGTAGCGATTATGACGTCATTGTCTGCAATTTCTCCCTTCTCTCCGAAGATATCCGGACCATTCTACAATCGCTAGCATCCTTACTCTCCGCGAATGGAGTTATTCTCATCCAAACCCTGCATCCTTTTTCAGCAGCTCAGCACGATCGCTATGAAGATGGATGGAGAGAAGAATCCTTTAACGGAATGGGAGAAGGGTACAAATCCTCTATGCCCTGGTATTATCGTACGATGGGATCATGGCTGAACGAAGTGCAAGCAGATGGACACCTCAAGCTTCTTCATTGCCAGGAACCCATAAACCCGACTACCGGAAAACCCATCTCCTTACTGATCACAGCTACAAAGAATACCAACTAATCTAGCAGATCGCGAGCCTCTTTTGCCCCCAAAAAAAGAGGCTTTTTGCTAGCCTCCTTCTTCCATTTCCCACATGTAGCCGTAGCGCGGGATCGTCGTTACTTTTTCTCCGTACCGTCCCAGGCGCTTGCGGAGTCGGTATACCAGCGCATTGATTTCTGCCCTGCCGACATCGGGGATGATTTTTTCTGTGCCGAGCAATCGTTCCGGCCAGATGAGTACCATGATTTCTTCGTAGCTGACTGCCTGATTCGACCTTTGGTATAAAAGCATCAGGAGGTCCATATCTTTGCCGGTCAAATGAAGTCGCTTGCCGTCCAGGCGAATTTCTCTTCTTTCCAGGTTGATGACCAAACCCGGCAGCTCAGGGGACGTAGTGGAAATGGGAATCGAAAATTCTCGGGTAGCATCCAGCTCGTTCGCTTCTGCGAAAAAGATCAGCTCAACTGCTCCTTTGGCCAGACTGATATGGTCACCGTGCCGCAGTAAGTGCGGTGTATCGTGAATAGCTGTTCCATTGACTTCCGTACCGTGCTTGCTATGCAAATCGGCGATCGCAAATTGATCACCCATTTTTTGCAGAACCGCATGCTTTCGGGATACGTACAGGCTGGAAAACGGGATATCTGGTTGAAATTGAGTCCCTTTTCGCCCAATCGTATACGAATCTTTGGTCATAAACTTTCTCTTGTGTAGTTGATCCGGATCGCCTTTTTTAATCAATATATAGACACTGTCGTCCAACGTGCATCACCTCAAATCGAGTGGGAGCTTCTCACATGTAAACATATCATTTTGCTCATTCACAATGCTTGATTTCTGACCAACTATTTGGGTGAATCAAACAAAACGAAGAATAGTCCCATGGTACACTACAACTTTGGTCATGTCTATTCTATCACGATCTAGTAATGCTCCAGATCACCTGACAACACATACCCATCAAACGGAGATATGTAATACGTTTCCCCGTCGCCGTCAAATTGGTAAAAAAGCCCAAAATCTTTGTGAGCATCCAGCGTTTTATTCCCTACGTATTTGACTGATTGGATTGGCTTTTCCGCGTACGGGAAGTTTTTCAGGTAGATTTCTGCTTCCTGAGGGGTGAGCTGAAACCCTCCCTTTGGCGTTTCCTCACGCCGCTTTTCATCCAGCAGCCAGTCTCCCCCGCTTTTGCGCAACGTACTGATCTCGTAATACCCACTGTTCAATTCATTGGCGAACCACATCGTCTTCACTACGATGCGATCCTCCGTATGCTCGAGGATGGTTGTACGCGCCTTTAGGGTTCCAGGTTCATAGTGAAACAGAAACAACCTGTTCTGACCAACACCGCCTTTGTAGAATTCCTCCAGCTGTTCTTGATCGATAAAGCGGTCGGTCATGTACCGCTGCAGGTTTTCTCGGAACACTTCAAAAGGAAGTTCCTGATGGGTAGTCTCCTCCATCTGACTAAAATAGTGGCGAGATATCTCTACTAATCGGTTAACAATCCACTCTTTACTCTTTTCTTCTTCCAAAGGAGCTGGCTGCTCACCAGGTGTATGACCTTTCTCTCCAGATTTTGCATCTGTTTCTGTTGGCGTTTTCGATTCTCCTGTAGGGGTTACTGCTTGTTCCGAGCAGCCCGTACTCATGAGAGTGAGGATAAGAACGAAAAGGGTAGCAACTTGTTTCATAGTTCCTCCATCCATTTACTAGTTTCTGTCTATTTTTCATTCCTTGAATGAATCAACTCTTGCAATGATTTACGTAAAACTGATATAAGTGGTATGTAAAATCACTCCCAAAAAGTGAGGAATTCGAATGAAAACACGATTTTGGAAGCTGTGGCTATCTCTTTCTATTTGCGTAAGTGGCATGGTCGGTCTTTCCGTTCCGGCATCCGCCGCTCCTACTTCCACTACGATTCTATTAGATGGCTATCCGCTCGCCTTTCCGACACCTCCTGTGATCGTAAAAGGCACGACGATGGTACCCTTCCGAGCCATCTCCGAAGCGATGGGCGTCGATGTACAGTGGGACGGAGCGACCCAGACGATTACCGCGGTTCAGACGGGTGGACAAGAACACAAAACGGTCAAAATGACCCTGAAAAACCCGCAGATCTCGGTCAATGATCAGCTGGTTACGCTAGCGGTTGCCCCGTATGAGACAAAGGGAAGCACCCTCATCCCACTCCGATTTTTCAGCGAGCAGTTCGGAGCACAAGTGAGCTGGAATGATTCGACCAAGACCGTCTCGATTACGTCACCTGCACGCGACCTCTACAGTCTGGCTTTCTACGCGATTTCTTCCTATGCTCAAAAGGACTTGATTTCGCGTTTTGACTCTGTCGCATTTGGCTGGAGCAGGATCGACAAAGACGGCAACCTGACGCTTGTAGGCAATGATTTCTACTGGCCAAAAGCAGCAGGCTCTACTACACCGGAAATGATCATCGATGAAGCCAAATCCGCTGGGACGACTCCTTATCTCATGGTCTTTGCAGGGGATGCCAACAACGAATTGACAACCTTGCTAAAAGACAGAAGCTTGCGGGAAAAGGCAATCGCCAATATCCTCGCAATTGTACAGGAAAAAGGACTCGAAGGTATTGTCCTAGATTTTGAAGGTCTGGGCATGAATGGTCAAGCGACAGAGATCAAGCAGGATTACAATGAGTTTGTCCAGCTCCTCTCCTCCCAGACGAAAAATCTCGGCGTCAAGCTGACACTGGTGCTCCATCCGCTAAATGGTGCCTACCAAGGCTATGATTATGCCACATTGGGCAGCATGGCTGATGATCTCGTCATCATGGCCTACGCTTACGAAAACGAAAAAGGACCCGAGCCGATGAACCGAGTCGATCAAGCCATTAAGCTGGCGCTGGCTCAAGTCCCTAAGGAAAAGCTGATCTTGGGCATCTCTATGGGCAGTGAAAACGAGCAGTCCGTCAATCAAAAGATCGGTCTCGCGAAACGCCACGATCTCAAGGGCTTTGCGTTGTGGAGACTTGGTTTGATTAGCCAGCCTGCGATGACGAATATGCAGGAAGCCGTGAATCTCCAGTAAATAAAACAATCGAGAAATGAGAAACTCCCGTCGATCCTCTTTCGATCACGGGAGTTTTCATTTTCATAAGAAAAACGCAGGAAGTGCACCCTCATCCCTGCGGAGCGGCTACTACTTTACCGCTTCCCTGTGAATCGTTGTGGAGCGGAAAGTCTATACTCCTTTGCGGGGTGTAAACGGGGCCCCGCCGAACACGAGCGTTAGCTTGTGTTCGGTGGTTAAAGACCGGAGCGCAGATCGGAAACCTGCTTCTCCCCACCACCACTGCATGTTTGTGCAACAAAAAAGCTTATAAATTCCTTTAGTATTAAAAAAGCTGTCTCCTATCCAGCCAATGGTTTGACCAGACACTGACAGCTTCGTTCATCTATGAACAGCATTGAAGCCCCGCTTGATGTACGTTTGGATCGATCGCGATGACATGACATTCTCCATTTGGAACATACAGCTTATACGCGACTCCTTTTGGGATCACGATAAACTCTCCAGCTTCTACCCATATATTACGTTCATGGTACATCATGAGCAGTCTGCCTTTGACCACAAACAAGAGCTCGTCTTTGTCGTCGTGCTGCTGCCAAGCAAATTCTCCTCGCAGCTTTTCCAGTTTGATAGCAGATCCATTCATTTCGCCAACGATTTTTGGACCCCACGATTCTTGAAACTGAGAAAAATGTTGCGTGATGTTTACTTTTTCCATGATGACCCTCTCCTCTTTTGTATACCGTAATGATACGCAAATGAGGAGAGAAGAACCATAGAACACGCCTCACAGCTAGATGAGAGATGAGATCATAAAACGATCATAAGGTACAGAAAAGTGGGACAATACATCCACTGGTTACACGATTCTTCTTTTGACGAAATCCAACACCGTAGACACGTAATGAGCATGCTCATCTTTGATGACACTGTGGCTGCTATTCTCGAAAATAACCAGCTCACATTCGGGAATGAGGCGGGCGATTTCCTCGGAATCTTCTACGGGGGTAATCCAGTCATGTCGTGCGCCCATGACGAGTGTCGGGGCTGAAATGGTCGGCAGCTGTTCACGGAGATCAAAGGTTTTCATGAATCCACCAAATCCTTCATTCAAGGCTTCATAGCAACGATTCGACCGCTCCCGGGCATCCATCCCAGCTTTACGCTCCTCATCACTTGGTTCGGCATTGTGAGTGACCGAGTACAGCGGAGCCATCAGCTCGTAAAATGTGGAGAGCTGCTCCTTGGACGAAAAGGCTCCGTCCCACAGGACTTGCGCGATTGCCTTCATCTCTGGCGTTCCTTTTTCTTCGACGACCTTTTTCGCTTTGTCCAAAAACTCATAGCTAGGTGAGGTCGTCAGCAGCAGCATGCCTGCCACATGCTCCGGGTAGCGTAAGGCGTACGCCTGGGCGACCATCCCACCATACGAGTGCCCGTGCAGGACGATCTTTTCCAGACCCAAATGCCGCCGCAATGCCTCGATATCCTCCAGATTGTTTTCCAGCGAATACGATTCCT is a window from the Brevibacillus choshinensis genome containing:
- a CDS encoding cupin domain-containing protein is translated as MEKVNITQHFSQFQESWGPKIVGEMNGSAIKLEKLRGEFAWQQHDDKDELLFVVKGRLLMMYHERNIWVEAGEFIVIPKGVAYKLYVPNGECHVIAIDPNVHQAGLQCCS
- a CDS encoding class I SAM-dependent methyltransferase, with protein sequence MNDRERLLEQSWITNAEAWTQSVRENRIESRKIATDQAILDEITRFQPRKVLDVGCGEGWLARAVSEQGIDVVGMDGSLELIQIAHSAGGAHFIHLNYSDLTKDPSRLGSDYDVIVCNFSLLSEDIRTILQSLASLLSANGVILIQTLHPFSAAQHDRYEDGWREESFNGMGEGYKSSMPWYYRTMGSWLNEVQADGHLKLLHCQEPINPTTGKPISLLITATKNTN
- a CDS encoding alpha/beta hydrolase, yielding MYAQINGTRIFFDVEGMGWVPDGPVLRQKPTCFVLHGGPGGDHTGYKPGLTPLTEEMQLVYIDNRGSGHSDKGPQESYSLENNLEDIEALRRHLGLEKIVLHGHSYGGMVAQAYALRYPEHVAGMLLLTTSPSYEFLDKAKKVVEEKGTPEMKAIAQVLWDGAFSSKEQLSTFYELMAPLYSVTHNAEPSDEERKAGMDARERSNRCYEALNEGFGGFMKTFDLREQLPTISAPTLVMGARHDWITPVEDSEEIARLIPECELVIFENSSHSVIKDEHAHYVSTVLDFVKRRIV
- a CDS encoding stalk domain-containing protein, coding for MKTRFWKLWLSLSICVSGMVGLSVPASAAPTSTTILLDGYPLAFPTPPVIVKGTTMVPFRAISEAMGVDVQWDGATQTITAVQTGGQEHKTVKMTLKNPQISVNDQLVTLAVAPYETKGSTLIPLRFFSEQFGAQVSWNDSTKTVSITSPARDLYSLAFYAISSYAQKDLISRFDSVAFGWSRIDKDGNLTLVGNDFYWPKAAGSTTPEMIIDEAKSAGTTPYLMVFAGDANNELTTLLKDRSLREKAIANILAIVQEKGLEGIVLDFEGLGMNGQATEIKQDYNEFVQLLSSQTKNLGVKLTLVLHPLNGAYQGYDYATLGSMADDLVIMAYAYENEKGPEPMNRVDQAIKLALAQVPKEKLILGISMGSENEQSVNQKIGLAKRHDLKGFALWRLGLISQPAMTNMQEAVNLQ
- a CDS encoding FHA domain-containing protein produces the protein MDDSVYILIKKGDPDQLHKRKFMTKDSYTIGRKGTQFQPDIPFSSLYVSRKHAVLQKMGDQFAIADLHSKHGTEVNGTAIHDTPHLLRHGDHISLAKGAVELIFFAEANELDATREFSIPISTTSPELPGLVINLERREIRLDGKRLHLTGKDMDLLMLLYQRSNQAVSYEEIMVLIWPERLLGTEKIIPDVGRAEINALVYRLRKRLGRYGEKVTTIPRYGYMWEMEEGG